The Arachis hypogaea cultivar Tifrunner chromosome 19, arahy.Tifrunner.gnm2.J5K5, whole genome shotgun sequence genome has a window encoding:
- the LOC112776228 gene encoding casein kinase 1-like protein 4: MDLLGPSLEDPFVYCGRKFSLKTVLMLADQMMTRIEYVHFKGFLHRDIKPDNFLMGLGRKANQVYIIDFGLAKRYRDSTTNRHIPYRENKNLTGTACYASCNTHLGIAHLSSWNLFHFQMSLRNKIEVSHESRRRAASLPMLLCHGICDDVVPYKYGEKSAQCLCSSGFRYVAFKSYDG; the protein is encoded by the exons ATGGATTTGCTGGGGCCTAGTCTTGAGGATCCCTTTGTGTATTGTGGAAGGAAGTTCTCATTGAAGACAGTATTGATGTTGGCTGATCAAATG ATGACTAGAATAGAATATGTGCATTTCAAAGGTTTTCTACATAGAGATATAAAGCCTGACAACTTCCTCATGGGACTTGGTCGGAAAGCAAACCAG GTTTACATAATTGATTTTGGGCTTGCAAAACGATATCGGGACTCTACAACTAATCGCCACATCCCTTACAG GGAGAACAAAAACTTAACGGGGACTGCATGCTATGCAAGTTGCAATACACATCTTGGGATTG CTCATCTCAGCTCCTGGAATCTCTTCCACTTCCAAAT GAGCTTAAggaacaaaatagaagtttcacaTGAATCAAGAAGGCGAGCTGCTTCATTACCCATGTTGCTGTGTCATGGAATAT GTGATGATGTAGTTCCATACAAATACGGAGAGAAATCAGCCCAATGCTTATGTTCATCAGGATTTCGATATGTTGCATTCAAAAGCTATGATGGATAA
- the LOC112778733 gene encoding uncharacterized protein, translating to MASSNTPSETPTPTSQEQGSTPDPTIGTQKNSNRGKTDPAWGHCKQVLDKGKTALVCIYCEKHIRGGGINRVKHHLAGKGGDIEACRKVPAAVRHQFSQNIEDLRTKKRKTQEEYAESYGACDDEFDEIERNEMRQQQASRIPAPSSRKGVGKQLKGLQSFFPPAATPGAQPSIKSVLQSKEIVEKCDIAIARWMMDASVPFNAVNSAYYQPMIDAIANMGAGYKGPNYQRVRGYLLSKLVEDVKKMIEGYRVIWKQTGCTIMADGWTDRCRRTLINFLVYCPKGTVFLKSVDASHISKTAEALFKLLRDVVLFVGPENVVHVVTDNAANYVAAGRLLESEFPRLYWSPCAAHCINLMLQDIGKFVEVTETVSQASMITNSQAAEKYFVQLQLDSPLISLLCKVFWLKRMH from the exons ATGGCTTCATCAAATACACCATCAGAAACACCAACACCAACTTCTCAAGAACAAGGATCAACTCCTGATCCAACAATTGGAACCCAAAAAAATAGTAACAGAGGAAAAACTGATCCTGCATGGGGCCATTGTAAACAAGTTTTGGATAAAGGAAAAACTGCTCTGGTATGTATTTATTGCGAGAAGCATATTAGGGGTGGAGGAATTAACCGGGTTAAGCATCATTTGGCTGGAAAAGGTGGAGATATTGAGGCATGTCGAAAGGTGCCAGCTGCGGTGAGACACCAATTCTCCCAAAACATTGAAGATCTTCgaaccaagaaaagaaaaactcaagaagaaTATGCAGAAAGTTATGGTGCTTGTGATGACGAATTTGATGAGATTGAACGTAATGAGATGCGACAACAACAAGCATCAAGAATTCCAGCACCTAGCTCTAGAAAGGGAGTTGGAAAACAACTCAAGGGACTACAATCCTTTTTTCCACCGGCAGCAACACCTGGTGCTCAACCAAGTATTAAAAGTGTTCTCCAAAGCAAAGAAATTGTGGAGAAGTGTGATATTGCTATTGCAAGATGGATGATGGATGCCTCTGTGCCATTCAATGCGGTTAATTCAGCTTATTATCAGCCGATGATCGATGCTATCGCAAATATGGGTGCAGGGTATAAAGGGCCAAATTACCAAAGAGTTCGTGGATATTTGTTGAGTAAATTGGTTGAAGATGTAAAGAAGATGATTGAAGGTTATCGTGTGATTTGGAAACAAACTGGATGTACTATCATGGCTGATGGATGGACTGATCGTTGTAGGCGTACTTTAATTAATTTCTTGGTTTATTGTCCTAAAGGAACTGTTTTCCTAAAGTCAGTTGATGCTTCTCATATCTCGAAAACTGCTGAGGCTTTGTTTAAGTTGCTTAGGGATGTTGTGTTATTTGTTGGTCCTGAGAATGTTGTACATGTAGTGACGGATAATGCTGCAAATTACGTTGCTGCTGGAAGGTTGTTGGAATCAGAGTTTCCTAGATTGTATTGGTCTCCTTGTGCGGCACATTGTATTAATCTGATGTTGCAGGATATTGGAAAGTTTGTGGAAGTGACTGAAACTGTGTCACAAGCTTCAATGATTACGAA TTCACAGGCGGCCGAGAAATACTTCGTCCAGCTCCAACTCGATTCGCCACTAATTTCATTGCTTTGCAAAGTATTTTGGCTCAAAAGGATGCATTGA